The genomic region CAGTTTAATGCTCTTGAAAAAGAAGGCTTTCCCTAAGATGAGTAGTTTCCCTCAAGAACTGGAGGAACCAGCAATGAAAATTGTCGAAAAATGCGCCGGTTTACCACTTGCAATTGTTTTATTGGGTGGTCTCTTGTTAGCAAAGCAGAAGATAATTGAAGTGTGGAACAAAGTATTGCAAAATGTGAAATGGCAGATACTTCAAGGCTTTACTACTGGATGCTTGGAGctaatatcttttatttatgatAATCTACCTAATTTCTTGAAGCCTTGCTTTCTCTATCTTGGCCTTTTCCAAAGAAACAGTTCCATCAATTGTGAAAGGTTAATTCAATTATGGATTGCAGAGGGTTTCATACAAGAGACAGGAGAAGAAACAATGGAAGATGTTGCTGAGAACTACCTTGAAGACTTGAATCAAAGGAACATGATCCAAGTACTATGTAGGAGATCAAATGGAAGTATTGAAAAATTTTGCATCCATGGTCTCTTACGAGAATTTGCGATCTCAAAAGGGCGGCAAGACAAATTTCTCAACATTTTGGGGACTAAACGTTCCCCAACCCATACCATGTCGCGTCGACTTGCTGTTCATTTAACTAGCAAGATGGATAAAGGGACTGAAATTCCAGAGAGCTCATCTTTAAATAGTCTCCGGTCGATGTTGTGCTTCAATCACTTGAGCAATGTAAGATTAGAGGAGAAATCTTTCTATAAAAGCTTCAAATTTCTTAGGGTGTTGGATATGCGAGGAGTAACAGATCTCCGGCGATTACCCTATGAAATAGGCAAGCTTGTCCTCCTAAAGTACTTGAATCTATATGGAACCAAGATAGAAAGGCTTCCATCCTCAATAAGAAATCTCCAAAATTTGCAAACCCTAGATATATCAGAGACTAGAATCAATGGCATACCTTGGTCAGTATGGAAATTGGAAGAGCTAAGACATTTTTATGCGAATCTTAAACCTGTTTCACATTCTAATTCATCTGCTACTGGTAATGGAATTTCTTGTAATCTTCACTGCAAGATTATTGATGCCGGTGTTCGTGCTCCTCCGAAAATCAGGCGATTAAGGAATCTTCATACACTATCTACAACAGGAGACAATTGGATAAGCAATGACTTTGGGCAATTGATCAACCTCAGAAAGCTTCAGATAACTGAAGTGAGCATGGACCTTTATGGAGAAGCATTATCTAACTCCATTCTCAGCTTTATATACCTTAAGGAGTTGGATATTAAATGGAAAGAAGGCAAGCTACAGTTTCAAGATTCACTTTCAAACCATTTTCAACTCTACAAAATGAGATTGTTAGGAGTGATGGAAAAGTTACCAACGGATCccaatttctttccaccaaATCTTACTGAGTTGGAGTTATGTCATACAGATCTAAAGCAAGAAGATGGGCCAATGAAAACCCTAGCAGCATTGAAGAACCTAAAGTTACTCAAACTTCATGAGAGAAGTTTCTTGGGAAACCAGATGGTGTTTCCTGCAAAAGGGTTTCCTAATCTTATATACTTGGATCTAGCATTTTTAACTGACTTAGAAGAATTAAAGGTGGAGGAAGGGTCATTCCCCAATCTTGAGTTTCTGAGTCTTGTCAGTTTAAACAGCCTAAGGGAGTTACCAGATGGATTGCAAAATGTCTCCAGTCTTGAGAAGCTTTATTTACTTGGTATGCCACCAAAATTCCAAGAAAGGACTGAAGAAGATGTGGGAGATGATTGGCCTAAGATCAAGCATATACCATCCATTAAGTTTGGATCAGTCAAATTCGCAAAGCTGGATCTCGTTTATTGAGAAGATGATCGTAAGGATTTAAGGAGGCTCTACAATCAAGTAAGGTGAgcttaatttctttttctttccttttccttggctagagaaccattctcgtatggTATCTGATCCATACATGGAATCCACTCAATCTCTCTCATTTTACAACAGGCTTTTACATTGCGTGGATTTCAAGTGTGGATTAGACACCatatgagaacctgatccaaactcccatttaactttcaaatatttttttctctaaaaaaaaaaaggcagcgTGGCTCCAATGGTTTGGCACAAAGTGGGATGAAATGATTGCTCCATCCCTCATGAAAGATAGAAATCCGGCCCCTATTGATGCTATTTTATGTGTTTCCTTTGGCTCTTGCTCTGATGTAAGGGCCACACTGCCTTTAaggaaaccctctcccaaaaattttcattttcctttttcattagtgaaaatttttcttttccctgaCAAAAACATTTAgtgtgatatttttttttatgttaacaaTCGTACTACTTGGAAATGGCTTGCGTATCCAATTTAGGGGTGCAACAAGACTGGATTTCTTAAAACTTCAATGCAGCCCTAGGTCCCTATAACTCAGCCTAAGCAAGTCTTACTAGGAATAGCTCAGCCAGCATGGCTCTCTAATCAACCTTGATTATGCCAGATTAGGCTGGGTTGGCCTTGATTGACCCACCAACGAAGATAAGATTgcatcatcttctttctctccctgaATGCTTGGTGTTATGTTTGAAACATGCCCACAAGAAAGAAAGACACATTCCAGACAGAAAAAGTATTCCCATATATCTATTCTATcgtttcttcaatttctgaaTATCATAAACATAGTTTTTTGTCCTTTTAACTTGTATAAGTACATGGGAAATAGTTTCAACGAGGGAGTGTGGACCTGCACCGAGATACATCGGTGGCCTGGGGGACCTTcccatgaaatagaaaatgacgTCTTTATTGACATTTCATCGTAtactcccattggcccttgtGCACTCGCAGGAGCTGCACTCCCCATAGGAAACACTTCCCTTAAATACATATTACTCTCTTAATTTGCTGTGCTAATGCAGACCTTATCAATGAAGTGCCAACGTCAAATCCAGCTTCTTTCGTAGGAGGATATTGTTTTGGGATCATTGGAAGAAACTGCCCCTCTTCTCTTTGCCAGTGGAAGGTCATGGGTTGTTGGAACAGTGCATGTCTTTTGAACGGTTTGAAATAAGTTCCATGTATCATTTCAGACATcctagactctctctctctctctctctctctctctctctctctctctctctctgtgttcccTTAATTTGTGTGTTCTTACATGTATGTGTGTATGACACTTTTAATGTTTATACTAGGTGGCTATTTTCTATTTGATATTCGATGTTAGGAAATTAATTAGTTTTgtattttgcttttttttttttggctaaagggtcatgtatattaagagacgaaaggggaaaaataaaaaactgtacAAAGAGGATCCATAATAAGAAgttccaaaagaaaaaccaaaactaGCACACAACCTAGGACCCACctccacctacggcattgccatcagcagaaagagGGGCGCTaggcataaaaaataaaatgaaagctAATAAAATTTGAAGGGCGATTTGCCCATCGCATCCTCAGCCAAAAACTCAAGCACCTCAGGGGGCCATGCCACAACTGATGAAGACGCTTCCGTCTTAGCTGCCGTCTACGCCAAGAAATCTGCTATAGGATTTGCCTCCCTATAACAATGAGTGATTTCCATCTTATACCGCTGagataagaaataagggaagaccACCTTTGCCAAACAAACCATGGGACCAAACCCCTTTGAACCATGATCACCACAGCGCCCGAATCACATTCGATCCACAGAGATGCACAATTtatctctcttgctctctcaattccttcaattaacGCCTGAAATTCAGCTTGGAAATTTGAAGCAATTCCTAAAAAGGAGCTGTAAATCGATACAATCTGGCACTTGTTGTCCCTTATAATGCCACCTGCTCCTAcattccctggattacccaaggaCGGGCCATCACAATGTAGCTTCCACCAACCATCCATCGGAGGCAGCCAGAAAATTTCTCGCACCCCTTTAATCTTCCTTCTTGGAACCTCAATATTCAGCTTCAAGCATCTCTCAGAGTCTAGGCGAGATTTAATTCTATCACACTTTCCTGGGCCTCGTCTTCGAACCTCCTCCATTATTGTATGAAAGACTTGACCATAAGATCGATGAAGTCCCCTAAGTCTCTTGGagttcctttccatccaaataaagtatGGGAATAGAATCAAACCGGCCATCAACATTTGAGACAGACCAATGGCGTTGGATTTTTGAGTCCACCATGAAACATGTGCTGATAAATCTTCCCCCTGATAGGGCCAATGAAATCCAAAGACTTCAGTTTTGTATTTTGCTTGTGTTAATCATGTTTAGATGATATGATCAATTTCCCTTTGGTTGGTCGACCCTTAGTTAGGCTTCATCTTCTCAATGttgtttccttttgttttctctatcaaaaatattatattttctgGACAATTGTAGGGTCCTACACACATACATGCTCTCCACGCCTGAAAGGTGGTTTCCACACTTTATGGATGGTATAAGATAGGGTTGGAAGATACAGTCTGTTGGAAAGGCTCAAATTCATTAAATTTTACCATGTACTTGAAAATTTTAACGTGATATTTTAGATGAAAAGTAGAACATTACTTTCATATTTAATATgttgttgagttttttttttcgctaaagatgcattatattaaaaagaaaaataggatgaAATACAATCaaccaagaaaaatgaaactcaAGCGAGCATCGCAATCCcatcccccaccttcggcattgccatcagcagggaaaaGGAAGCGAActaacaaaatctaaaatttggGCGGCCTTCAGCATCTCTTCTGATCAGATCTTTTATATGATCAGGAAAAATGATATTAGTGTCTGAGATCCCCGTCTTTGCTGCATCTTTAGCCAGATAATAGGCAATCGAGTTTGCCTCCTTGAAGTTGTGAGTTAGTTTCCATGAAATTTCCTCCAAGAAAGGTTGAAGGAAGATCCATCTCTGAATGGCGAACCataggattttctttttctggaagGATATCGCAACTGCACTAGAATCCGTCTCCACTCACAAGCGAGTAATTCCCATTTCTCGAGCACGCATCAGACCCACCATTAGCCCTTTCACCTCCACTTGGAAAACCTTTGAGACCCCCATAAGAATTTTATAGGAGTCCAGAATAGCTCCCATATGATTGCGAAAGAGCCCACCAGCTCCTGCTCGACCAGGATTGCCCATAGAGCTTCCATCAAAGTTCAGTTTGATCCAGTTTACCTGAGACCTGGACCAATAGACCTCTAAGATGGGTAGAGTTGGCTTATTCTGAATCAATAAGCCAAGCTTTCTGCAGCAAATGACATCAGCGGCAGTTTTCACCTCTCCTTTGGTGCTAGGCTTGGAGGATTTAATATCCTCAAGAATCATTTGCTTGATGAAGTTTATTGGCCTCATCTTGCCTTCGTGCCTTCTATTGtttctttcatgccaaatgtgGTCAGCCACATTAATTAACCCCAGATCCCACACCTCTTTGCCACAAACAATATTAagcttccttttccaccattggaGAAAATTAGCCATGGAGTCCGATTTCTTCCAAACCACATTGAAGCAGCCActgaagaacaaccataattcCTCTGTGAAGGAGCATTGAAGGAAAATGTGATCCATAGACTCAGCCTCCACACCACACAAGCCGCATCTTGACACCAAAGCAATGCCCCTTTTTTGAACGGCTTCATCTGTTGGTAGTTTTTCATGTGCCATCCTCCACCCAAAAATGGACGCTCATggctgtaatttttttattctagatCAGAGTAGCCCATGGAACTTTAGGATTGGTGCTCCTGATATCATTCCAGGCAGAGTTAGAGCTAGAACTTCCGTCAGAAGACAAACTCCATAAGCACATGTCCTCACAGGCATACGAAGGAATTTTGGTATCTCGGATCTTTTCAAATATGCTTTGCAATAAGGGTGATCTGACATTAGGCAATTTCCAATGGTGATTTTCAATAAAGTCACTAACCTTGCCCTTGAAGGGGGAACCAGGACCATCCTCGAGATCGAACATTCCCAGGATGGATTTATTTCCCAACCAGTTATCAGTCCAGAATTTTATATTTTCGCCATTTCCTATCAGCCAAGCTTCTTTTGAGGACATAAAATCCCACATCTTTCTAAATCCTGGCCAAATAGAGGAGGACTTatagcttgatttgaaagatcCATCACTCCTAAGAAATCTCGCCCTTAGGAAGTTGCAGGCTGTAGATTTCTCATGTCTTACCCTCCAGACCATATTGCATAGCATTGCTTTATTTATGTCCCTGAGCCTACGCAACCCCAACCCTCCTTCATCCTTGGGCCTACAACACACATCCCATCGGACTGTGATATTTTTTGCAGAATCAACCTCACCAGTCCagatgaagttcttcatccacatTTCCATGATAGCAATAAGGGTTGATGGccaccaacggacaacagagcTATGATTCATCATTCCCAAAATGACAGAGCGGACCAATTCTAATCTTCCAGCCATCGAcataatttttcctttccacCCAGCCAGCCGACCTTTAACTCTGTCCATAATAGGGAGAAGAGACTCCTTCTTTATCCTTCCCTTAAAAATTTCAACACCCAAATAGCAGGTGGGGAAATTACAGATGGGAATACCAAACTCTTCAATAATGCTCTGCTTCCTGTGAGTAGCCACTGATCCCAGGAATAACTTgcttttttctaaatttattttgtCCCGAGAAGTACTGGTATTTAGAAAGAAAGGTGTTGAGGTTTTTAACGTACCTGATGGAAGCATTCGAGAAGATGAAAACATCATTAGCAAAAAGGATGTGGGTAGGGGTAATAGCACCACGAGGACCTGGGAGAGCCTTAATGCTCTTAGAAGCTACCAGCTCAGATAGACCTCTACACAGAACTTCTTCGGCAATAATAAACAGCATAGGGGAGATCGGATCACCTTGCCGCAGACCCCTCTCAATGACAAAGTACCTAACCGGGCCACCGTTAAGAAGAACTGAGATTCTGGCAGATGCAAGAATCTGATAGATCCAAGAGATCCACGTTTCAGAAAAACCAAATCTTCTCAAGACATGGAAGATAAAATTCCATGAAATGGAGTCGAACGCCTTCTGAATGTCTATTTTTAGACCCATACCTCCTCCTCTGGTAGATGCAAACATCATATTGGCCAGCTCGGAGGCCAAAGAGATATTTGAGTGAATGATCTTTCCCTTCTGGAAGACCCCTTGTTCCTCATAAATTTATTTAGGGAGAACTCGCAACAGTCTCAGGGCCAGTACCTTTGAGATAATTTTACACAAGAAATTTCCCATACACAGAGGCCTGAATTTGTCCAGAGATAACGCCCCCTCTACTTTAGGAATTAAAAtcagaaaattattattaataccaTAGGGCATGAAACCAATTCTAAAAAACCACCTAATGGCTTTGCATATGTCAGAATATATAATTTCCCAGCAGGCTTTATAAAAAGCCCCAAGGAAACCATCCGGACCCGGGGCGCTGTCAGGATCAAGATCCCCCATTGCATTTTTAATTTCTACCTCTGAAGGCATATCATCCAGCCGCCTCCTATCCCAATCATCTAGGGTATTTGGAATACATTACAATAATTCCATGTGATCAGTTTGAGGGGTACCTTTATGAAAAAGCTCAAAATATTCAGAAACGTATTCCTCAATTTGCACCTTGTCAGAAATCAGTGCCCCATCATCCTTCTTCAGGGCCTTGATGGAATTTTTTAATCTTCTCATCTTCACAGAGATATGAAATAATTTAGAGCATCTGTCACCTTGTTCCCTCCACCTGGATCGAgatttttcagcccataatttttcataattttcaagAGCCTTGAGATACCTGGTCTTAGCATCCGCCTCTTTTGCAAAAACCACATCGTTTATACCATCTCTATCAATTTCAGCCTGAATATCCTCCATACACCTTTTTGCATccatcaaatccaaattaaaatttggaaagcTCTCTTTCGCCCATGAGCGCAGAGCTCCCTTCAGTCTTTTTAATTTCTAAGACACAACCACCAATGGCAAGCCAGTGACGTCAACCTCCCAAGATCTCTCAACTGTATGAAGAAAAGCATCATGATCCATCCAGAACCTCTGAAATCGGAAAGGGCAATTTTTTGGCCTCTCAGAAGCTTCAGACACAACTAGAATGGGGGCATGATCTGAAGCCACCCTTTGCAACACATACTGTTGACATTCTTGAAACTGCGAGATCCAGGCATCATTGCAGAAGCTTCGGTTGAGCACAGCCGCCACATGCCCCCTTCTCCTATTATTGGTCCATGTGAATTTTCTACCCTAGGAAGGGACTTGAATCAGCGAGCATGTATCCACAAAAGCTCCAAAATCTCCTGTTGATCCTAGATTATAGGAACCAGGCCCCCTTTTTACTGAGGAGAGAAGAGTGGCATTGAAGTCTCCCAAAATCATCTAAGGGGCAGATGTCCCGGGATGGGAAGCCACTAGGTCAGCCCACAACAGTCTTCTAGCAGCTCAGAAACACTTAGCATGCACCACAGAGAGAAAAATAGTTTCCTTAATCCATTGAGCCGAAACAGAAATGTGTTGCTCCGAGGGTGATAGCACCACAGGCCTTGCCACGCCTCGATGCCAAAGCAGCCATAAATTTGGAATGCCACCAACTCTCTCATTATGGATAAAGTCAGGATCAAAGCCAAGCCTATTAAATAACAGCCTTGGAAATGCATCATCAGAAACCATAGGCTCAGCAATACACAAAAAATATGGCTTCTTATCTCTTAAGATATTCTTCAATGCGAACCTTGCGGCAACCTTCTTaatccctctaatattccaatagagAACCTTCATTTACTATTTTTAGAAGAAGCAATACGGCCAGATTTATGTAAAATCTGCTCTGCATTGGCCAATTGTTTTCCTTTAATCTATCTCCTATGCACATGTACTACTGCTTCCCTTTCGCAAAGGACCCTATCGATATGCTCCACTTCATGGTTGACCACCACCGTGCCACCAGTCACCTGTAAAGGGTTAAAAGAAGAGATGATATTCTCGCGCCATTGCACTGTTTGGGTCCTTCCGATTTCATGATTTGCATTTCCATCACTTTGGAACTGCTCTCACCCTTCTCTCCCATTATCCATGATTGAAGAAAAGTGTGCTTCCTGATTGAATCTTACATTAGCACGATGATCAGATTCAGCATGGGTTGGGGCAGCAACCAAACCGTCATCTTCCCTGGGCAGGGCAGAACTTAGATAGATCATATGAGCCCTGGATCCATCACCGGATCCATTAACCGACCCAGCATCCAACCCATCATCT from Macadamia integrifolia cultivar HAES 741 unplaced genomic scaffold, SCU_Mint_v3 scaffold1073, whole genome shotgun sequence harbors:
- the LOC122062568 gene encoding uncharacterized protein LOC122062568; translated protein: MEDIQAEIDRDGINDVVFAKEADAKTRYLKALENYEKLWAEKSRSRWREQGDRCSKLFHISVKMRRLKNSIKALKKDDGALISDKVQIEEYVSEYFELFHKEGALSLDKFRPLCMGNFLCKIISKILASARISVLLNGGPVRYFVIERGLRQGDPISPMLFIIAEEVLCRGLSELVASKSIKALPGPRGAITPTHILFANDVFIFSNASIRKQSIIEEFGIPICNFPTCYLGVEIFKGRIKKESLLPIMDRVKGRLAGWKGKIMSMAGRLELVRSVILGMMNHSSVVRWWPSTLIAIMEMWMKNFIWTGEVDSAKNITVRWDVCCRPKDEGGLGLRRLRDINKAMLCNMVWRVRHEKSTACNFLRARFLRSDGSFKSSYKSSSIWPGFRKMWDFMSSKEAWLIGNGENIKFWTDNWLGNKSILGMFDLEDGPGSPFKGKVSDFIENHHWKLPNVRSPLLQSIFEKIRDTKIPSYACEDMCLWSLSSDGSSSSNSAWNDIRSTNPKVPWATLI
- the LOC122062561 gene encoding disease resistance protein RPH8A-like, which codes for MAESVITSFSQRLHVMIIEEYKFLHRVQEQVVSLRDELQWISSFLRDAEMQGKRNERVELWVSQIRDLAYDAEDALDIFILNVMWLRKRNIRWLIKYPARLITLHKLGSQIEDINKRIERISTYKSKYAIDNLDDKESLGKDVALNERRSAPNVEQDDVVGFDSQSEAVAKMLLRQEEEEEEEEDSAKVVGHVVSIVGMSGSGKSTLAHKVYNDIKFYFDSCAWIYVSQNFKSESLLQSIKMQNHEREDMGKFLVVFDAVWNITDWDDLKNHVIDKIIQSTEGIVVLLTTHSPEVAEYAKLSSTDDLYNMKQLEKDDSLMLLKKKAFPKMSSFPQELEEPAMKIVEKCAGLPLAIVLLGGLLLAKQKIIEVWNKVLQNVKWQILQGFTTGCLELISFIYDNLPNFLKPCFLYLGLFQRNSSINCERLIQLWIAEGFIQETGEETMEDVAENYLEDLNQRNMIQVLCRRSNGSIEKFCIHGLLREFAISKGRQDKFLNILGTKRSPTHTMSRRLAVHLTSKMDKGTEIPESSSLNSLRSMLCFNHLSNVRLEEKSFYKSFKFLRVLDMRGVTDLRRLPYEIGKLVLLKYLNLYGTKIERLPSSIRNLQNLQTLDISETRINGIPWSVWKLEELRHFYANLKPVSHSNSSATGNGISCNLHCKIIDAGVRAPPKIRRLRNLHTLSTTGDNWISNDFGQLINLRKLQITEVSMDLYGEALSNSILSFIYLKELDIKWKEGKLQFQDSLSNHFQLYKMRLLGVMEKLPTDPNFFPPNLTELELCHTDLKQEDGPMKTLAALKNLKLLKLHERSFLGNQMVFPAKGFPNLIYLDLAFLTDLEELKVEEGSFPNLEFLSLVSLNSLRELPDGLQNVSSLEKLYLLGMPPKFQERTEEDVGDDWPKIKHIPSIKFGSVKFAKLDLVY